A window of the Lates calcarifer isolate ASB-BC8 linkage group LG18, TLL_Latcal_v3, whole genome shotgun sequence genome harbors these coding sequences:
- the LOC108899846 gene encoding rho GTPase-activating protein 8 → MTSTSELEQLAEIELQKEEEEEEEEDQMCVTDAPSAQPRSSSFSPDPSHPYYDVARHGIIQVSGDDNYGRKLIIFSSCCLPPSHQLNHQRLLEYLKFTLDQYVEMDYILVYFHYGLRSSNKPSLKWLREAYNEFDRKYKKNLKTLYVVHPTNFIRIVWNIFKPLISHKFGKKLTYVNYLGELRDHLNYEQLIIPPDVLRHDEKLRAAQKVGPPPSVKTPPPRPPLPTQQFGVSLQYIREKNREAIIPPVIQQTVVYLKEKGLRTEGIFRRSARVQLIKDVRKLYNLGKPVNFDQYGDIHVPAVILKTFLRELPEPLFTFRVYNQVQEILHVESSLRVTRCKQIIESLPEHNFIVVKYLLCFLHMVSQESIVNKMSPSNLACVFGVNLVWPRHGSISLTALMPINIFTELLIEHFHTVFGSRCPPGQVTP, encoded by the exons ATGACTTCAACATCTGAGCTGGAGCAGCTGGCAGAGATAG AGCTtcagaaggaggaagaggaggaggaagaggaggatcaGATGTGTGTCACAGATGCTCCATCAGCTCAACCaaggagcagcagcttcagtcctgACCCCTCCCACCCGTACTACGACGTGGCTCGACACGGCATCATCCAGGTCTCTG GTGACGACAACTACGGCAGGAAGTTGATCatcttcagcagctgctgtttgcctcCGTCACACCAGCTGAACCACCAACGCCTGCTCGA GTATCTGAAGTTCACGTTGGACCAGTACGTGGAGATGGACTACATCCTGGTTTACTTCCATTACGGTCTGAGGAGCAGCAACAAGCCGTCTCTGAAGTGGCTACGAGAAGCGTACAACGAGTTTGACAGGAA gtACAAGAAGAACCTGAAAACTCTTTACGTCGTTCATCCGACAAACTTCATCAGAATCGTCTGGAACATTTTCAAACCTCTGATCAG CCACAAGTTTGGGAAGAAGCTGACATACGTGAACTACCTGGGTGAGCTTAGAGATCACCTGAACTACGAGCAGCTCATCATCCCTCCAGACGTCCTTAG ACATGATGAAAAGTTACGAGCGGCTCAGAAAGTCGGAccccctccctctgtgaaaACTCCCCCACCTCGACCCCCCCTGCCCACACAACAGTTTGGTGTCAGTCTGCAGTA CATCAGAGAGAAGAACAGGGAGGCGATAATCCCTCCTGTCATTCAGCAGACTGTCGTTTACCTGAAAGAAAAAG GTCTGAGGACAGAGGGGATCTTCAGGCGTTCAGCTCGTGTTCAGCTCATCAAGGACGTTCGGAAACTCTATAACCTGG GGAAGCCTGTGAACTTTGACCAGTATGGTGACATCCACGTTCCCGCTGTGATCCTGAAGACATTTCTTAGAGAGCTGCCTGAACCTCTGTTCACCTTCAGAGTCTACAACCAGGTCCAGGAAATCCTCC atgtggAGAGCAGTCTTCGTGTGACGAGGTGTAAACAGATCATTGAAAGCCTTCCTGAACATAATTTCATCGTGGTGAAAtatctgctgtgtttcctccacATG GTGTCCCAGGAGAGCATCGTGAACAAGATGAGTCCGTCTAACCTGGCCTGTGTCTTCGGGGTAAACCTTGTTTGGCCTCGTCACGGTTCGATCTCTCTCACTGCTCTGATGCCGATCAACATCTTCACCGAACTCCTCATCGAACACTTCCACACCGTGTTCGGCTCCCGCTGCCCACCTGGACAGGTAACACCCTGA